One genomic segment of Vibrio nitrifigilis includes these proteins:
- the sbmA gene encoding peptide antibiotic transporter SbmA: protein MFESFFPKPKLFFSSFALWALACVIAWYMFVQGLGQHLSLGSVFGYGYPAPLGDKPTAAIQAAYKTNLEHAGMAWLYQYMAVCYALFLFVWMKFSHHKWAKWSVLGSALIVFITWFQVEVSVLLNEWYGDFYNLIQKALAKPDSITLSQFYGELVTVAVILMVAITVAVCNAFFVSHYVFRWRTAMTEYYTSKWQKVRHIEGASQRIQEDTMRFASIMENLGVSFLNSIMTLIAFLPILWNLSSYVKTLPLIGEVSQGLVFVAIIWSIFGTLLLAVAGVKLPGLEFKNQRVEAAYRKELVFGEDDENRAEPVKLGELFSNVRHNYFKLYLHYVYFNVVRYGYLQIGQFIPLIALAPSIVAGAFSLGIMQRILNAFHQVENSFQYLVNSWTTIVELLSIHKRLKAFEATIKHQELDDLELEQASQN, encoded by the coding sequence GTGTTTGAATCCTTTTTTCCAAAACCAAAACTGTTCTTTTCTAGCTTTGCTCTTTGGGCGTTAGCGTGTGTTATTGCTTGGTACATGTTTGTACAAGGGCTGGGTCAGCACTTAAGCCTTGGTAGTGTATTTGGTTATGGTTATCCTGCTCCTCTAGGCGACAAGCCCACTGCCGCTATTCAAGCCGCTTATAAAACTAATCTAGAACACGCAGGAATGGCTTGGCTTTACCAGTATATGGCAGTGTGTTATGCGTTGTTTTTATTCGTATGGATGAAGTTTAGCCATCATAAATGGGCCAAATGGTCTGTACTTGGTTCGGCGCTCATCGTCTTTATTACTTGGTTCCAAGTAGAAGTGAGTGTGTTGCTTAATGAATGGTATGGGGATTTTTATAATCTCATTCAAAAAGCGTTAGCAAAACCAGACAGCATTACGTTATCGCAATTTTATGGTGAGTTAGTCACGGTGGCTGTCATTTTGATGGTCGCAATTACCGTTGCTGTGTGTAATGCCTTTTTTGTTAGTCATTACGTGTTCCGTTGGCGTACGGCTATGACGGAATACTATACGTCTAAATGGCAAAAAGTGCGTCATATTGAAGGGGCGTCACAGCGTATCCAAGAAGATACCATGCGTTTTGCTTCAATTATGGAAAACTTAGGTGTGAGTTTCTTAAACTCCATCATGACCTTAATCGCGTTCTTACCGATTTTATGGAATCTCTCAAGTTACGTTAAAACGTTACCTTTGATTGGTGAAGTGTCGCAAGGGTTAGTCTTTGTAGCCATTATTTGGTCGATCTTCGGGACTTTGCTGCTCGCAGTGGCAGGGGTCAAACTGCCGGGATTAGAATTTAAAAACCAGCGTGTAGAAGCAGCTTATCGTAAAGAGCTGGTTTTTGGTGAAGATGATGAAAATCGCGCCGAACCTGTTAAGTTAGGTGAGCTATTTAGTAATGTTCGCCACAATTATTTTAAACTGTATCTTCATTACGTTTACTTTAATGTGGTTCGTTATGGCTACCTACAAATCGGCCAGTTTATTCCTTTGATTGCATTGGCACCTTCGATTGTTGCTGGCGCATTCTCTTTGGGGATCATGCAGCGTATCCTCAATGCGTTCCATCAAGTTGAAAACTCTTTCCA
- the pstB gene encoding phosphate ABC transporter ATP-binding protein PstB has protein sequence MNKFNIEKLDLFYGDNQALKSINLHIPTQQVTALIGPSGCGKSTLLRCLNRMNDLIEGVTIKGTVTLDGEDIYGDIDVAGLRIKVGMVFQKANPFPMSIYENVAYGLRAQGIKDKKYINQVVERSLRGAALWDEVKDRLKSPAFGLSGGQQQRLCIARTIAMEPDVILMDEPTSALDPIATNKIEDLMEELKKNYTIVIVTHSMQQARRISDRTAFFLMGELVEHGDTEQIFGAPKDDRTRGYVNGDFG, from the coding sequence ATGAATAAATTTAATATTGAAAAACTGGATCTATTTTATGGTGATAATCAGGCATTAAAGTCGATTAATCTCCATATTCCCACTCAGCAAGTGACGGCCCTTATTGGCCCGTCAGGTTGTGGTAAATCAACGTTATTGCGTTGTTTAAACCGTATGAATGATCTGATTGAAGGGGTGACGATTAAGGGCACTGTCACACTGGATGGAGAAGACATTTATGGTGATATCGACGTGGCGGGGTTACGAATTAAAGTTGGGATGGTGTTCCAAAAAGCCAATCCATTTCCAATGAGCATTTATGAAAATGTTGCTTATGGTCTGCGCGCACAAGGTATTAAAGATAAGAAATATATTAACCAAGTGGTTGAGCGCTCGCTTAGAGGTGCCGCCTTGTGGGATGAAGTGAAAGACCGCTTAAAGTCTCCGGCGTTTGGATTATCGGGAGGTCAGCAGCAGCGTCTTTGTATTGCGCGTACCATAGCGATGGAGCCTGATGTGATTTTGATGGATGAGCCGACATCGGCGCTCGATCCCATCGCAACCAATAAAATTGAAGACTTAATGGAAGAGTTAAAGAAAAATTACACCATCGTCATTGTGACTCACTCGATGCAGCAAGCACGCCGTATTTCTGATCGCACGGCCTTTTTCTTAATGGGAGAACTCGTCGAGCATGGTGATACTGAACAAATTTTTGGTGCGCCAAAAGATGACCGTACCCGTGGCTACGTGAATGGCGATTTCGGTTAA